One Spea bombifrons isolate aSpeBom1 chromosome 1, aSpeBom1.2.pri, whole genome shotgun sequence DNA window includes the following coding sequences:
- the GTF2H3 gene encoding general transcription factor IIH subunit 3 — protein MACEDEVNLLVIVVDVNPIWWGQQALKQSEVTLPKCINAVLVMGNSHLFMGRNNKLAVIASHIQESRLLFPGKRWKCGDLSTEASILENNISGSKDGKYELLTAANDMIVDDIKDLMTKTGEMKGQRTDTVLAGSLAKALCYINKINKEAKAGQEIKSRILVIKAAEDSALQYMNFMNVIFAAQKQSVLIDACVLDSESGLLQQACDITGGIYLKIPQVNSLLQYLLWVFLPDPDQRSQLNLPPPVHVDYRAACFCHRNLIEIGYVCSVCLSIFCNFSPICTTCETAFKISLPPVMKAKKKKLKAMF, from the exons ATGGCTTGTG AAGATGAAGTAAATCTTTTGGTGATTGTGGTTGACGTAAACCCCATATGGTGGGGACAGCAGGCTCTTAAGCAATCTGAG GTGACGCTACCAAAATGCATCAATGCGGTGTTGGTGATGGGGAATTCTCACCTATTTATGGGACGTAATAACAAGCTAGCTGTAATTGCTAGCCACATACAAGAAAG CCGTCTGCTGTTCCCGGGAAAGCGGTGGAAATGTGGGGACCTctccacggaagcctccattCTGGAAAATAACATCTCTGGTAGCAAGGATGGAAAATATGAATTGCTGACAGCTGCAAATGATATGATTGTGGATGACATCAAAGATCTCATGACCAAAA CTGGAGAAATGAAAGGACAGAGGACCGACACAGTACTGGCAGGATCCTTGGCAAAAGCCTTATGTT ATATTAACAAGATAAACAAAGAGGCCAAAG CTGGACAGGAAATAAAATCCAGAATATTG GTAATAAAAGCAGCAGAAGACAGTGCATTACAGTACATGAATTTTATGAATGTGATATTTGCAGCTCAAAAACAG AGTGTTCTTATTGATGCATGTGTACTAGACTCTGAGTCTGGACTTTTACAGCAg GCCTGTGATATTACAGGAGGGATTTATCTGAAGATACCACAAGTCAACTCCCTGCTGCAATATTTGTTG TGGGTTTTCCTTCCCGATCCGGATCAAAGATCACAGCTGAATCTCCCTCCACCTGTTCACGTGGACTACCGAGCTGCATGCTTCTGCCATCGAAATTTGATTGAGATTGGCTATGTGTGTTCCGTCTGTTTATCAA TATTTTGTAATTTCAGTCCCATCTGTACCACATGCGA GACCGCCTTTAAAATCTCCCTGCCTCCTGTTATGaaagcaaagaaaaagaaattaaaagccATGTTTTAG
- the EIF2B1 gene encoding translation initiation factor eIF-2B subunit alpha, giving the protein MNEEEVLKYFEDQLKKDCNVATAVAAIKTLLEFLKRDTGGTIQGLIGSLKDAIKTLSKVDSSVSVSSGGELFLRFITLTSELEHSDYDKCKKMMSERGELFLKRISLSRNKIAKLCCPFIKDGAKILTHAYSKVVFNVLKEAADAKKRFSVYITESQPDLAGKSMAEALRNINVPVTVILDAAVGYIMEKVDLVIIGAEGVVESGGIINKIGTNQMAVCAKAQNKPFYVVAESFKFVRLFPLNQRDVPDKFKYKADTQQQNKDLVEEHPWIDYTSPSLITLLFTDLGVLTPSAISDELIKLYL; this is encoded by the exons ATGAACGAGGAAG AGGTCCTTAAGTATTTTGAAGACCAGTTAAAAAAGGATTGCAATGTTGCTACTGCAGTGGCGGCTATCAAAACCTTGTTGGAGTTCTTAAAGAGGGATACAG GTGGAACCATCCAGGGCCTTATAGGAAGTCTAAAAGATGCAATTAAAACTCTCTCTAAAGTGGATTCCTCTGTCTCCGTGTCATCCGGAGGAGAACTATTTTTGAGGTTTATCACACTCACATCCGAATTGGAGCACTCT GATTATGACAAATGCAAAAAGATGATGAGCGAAAGAGGCGAGCTTTTTCTGAAGAGGATCTCGTTGTCTAGAAACAAAATAGCAAAGCTTTGCTGTCCTTTTATAAAGGATGGAGCT AAAATTCTCACGCACGCTTACTCCAAAGTGGTCTTTAACGTTTTGAAAGAAGCTGCAGATGCAAAGAAACGTTTTAGTGTCTACATAACAGAATCTCAACCAGATCTTGCAGG GAAGAGTATGGCCGAGGCTCTGAGGAATATTAATGTCCCTGTGACTGTAATCCTGGATGCTGCTGTGGG TTACATCATGGAGAAAGTAGACCTGGTCATCATAGGAGCTGAAGGGGTAGTGGAGAGCGGAGGAATCATTAATAAG ATTGGCACCAATCAGATGGCTGTATGTGCCAAAGCTCAGAATAAACCATTTTACGTAGTGGCAGAAAGCTTCAAGTTTGTCAGACTATTTCCTCTCAACCAAAGAGACGTTCCGGATAAGTTTAAG tACAAAGCAGATACACAGCAGCAGAACAAGGACCTTGTGGAGGAGCACCCCTGGATTGATTACACCTCTCCATCACTGATCACATTACTATTCACAGACCTTGGTGTCCTAACCCCATCTGCCATAAGTGATGAGCTCATAAAACTTTActtgtaa